ATATCACCATTTCCACAAGCAACAACAAAAAGGTTCGGATTATCTAAAAGAAGTTTATCTGGTTTATTAATAGCTCTCATTCCTTCACCTCCTCTTACAATATTTATCAAACTTCCTGCATCCATTCTTTCTAGATATTTTTGTAAAGTTGGCCAAGAAGTACCAACTGCTGAACTTAGTTTTGAAATATTTAATTCATAAGGTTTTGTACTACAAAGCATGTAAATAATCTTTTTTAATTTATCTAATTTTGAAGGTTCTATATTATAAATACCACATAAATCTGAGTCAATTGTAAGATTAATTACTTCTAAAAGTTTCATAGAATAATCACTTAATGATTCTTGATAAAAAGGATAACAGCCATATTTTAAATAATTATTAAATTGCTCAACTGGTCTTATATGTTTTAAAATTTGAAAAGCTATATCTTCATGATTTTGTAAAATCTCTTCTAGGGAATAACTTTGAAAAGTCTCATTAGTCTGTAACTCACAAAATTCTCTTAAAGATAAAACTCCTAAAGTATGAATAACTGCTCTTCTTGATAAATCAGCAAGAGAGTTTTCTATTTGTAAAGCAGAAGATCCACTAAATAACACTTGTAAATCAAAAACATCATATATTGCTTTTAAATCCTTTGAAAAATGTTCATTTTTATGTATTTCATCTATAATAAAAAGTTTTCCACCTCTTGCATAAAATGCTTCAGCAATATCATACAATGATTCACCACTCATAGCAGGATGATCACAACTAACATAAAGTATTTTTGAGATTGGATAGTCTAAACTTTTTGCATATTGCAAAAGAATAGTACTTTTTCCAGCACCTCTTGCTCCTTTTATTCCTATTAATTTACTATTAAAATCAATTTTTGAATAAAGATATCTTTTATATGTTGGAACTTCTCTTGATAAGATTTGAATTGATATTTTTTGAAGTGTAGCTAAATCCATATTTTTCTCTTATTGTAAAATGTATTTTATAATAATAGCTATTTTGATATAAAATACACTTTACAACCATCTTATATTCTATTCAAACTATTTATAAAATGGTCTTCTCAAGTTATCTTAGTTATCCAAGTGAATATTTATCTATAAATTCAACTGATGATTAAATTCTGGAACTATCTCTTTTAATTTTGCTATTTTATCTTCACAAACTAATAACTCTTCAATTTTTTGATTCAGTTTATTTATATCAAAATTAGTAGAACTTGCAACTGTGATAGATTCATATTTTGTTTTTTGGTCACTATCATTTA
The genomic region above belongs to Arcobacter ellisii and contains:
- a CDS encoding ATP-binding protein, producing the protein MDLATLQKISIQILSREVPTYKRYLYSKIDFNSKLIGIKGARGAGKSTILLQYAKSLDYPISKILYVSCDHPAMSGESLYDIAEAFYARGGKLFIIDEIHKNEHFSKDLKAIYDVFDLQVLFSGSSALQIENSLADLSRRAVIHTLGVLSLREFCELQTNETFQSYSLEEILQNHEDIAFQILKHIRPVEQFNNYLKYGCYPFYQESLSDYSMKLLEVINLTIDSDLCGIYNIEPSKLDKLKKIIYMLCSTKPYELNISKLSSAVGTSWPTLQKYLERMDAGSLINIVRGGEGMRAINKPDKLLLDNPNLFVVACGNGDIGSIRESFFVSQLGLHNQVHYHDKGDFIINDNYVFEIGGASKNAAQLKGNKNGYVVNDDVEIGFDNKIPLWLFGFLY